The Mauremys mutica isolate MM-2020 ecotype Southern chromosome 1, ASM2049712v1, whole genome shotgun sequence genome has a segment encoding these proteins:
- the LOC123364117 gene encoding histone H2A-beta, sperm-like: MSGRGKKNVMAVKPTVLSRKTKSAKAGLQFPVGRIHRLLKRGNYAERIGAGAPVYLAAVLEYLIAEILELSGNAARENKKSRIGPRHIQLAVRNDEELNKLFADVTIAEGGVMPNILSQLLPKKTLKDPLPRGDATASQEESSNH; this comes from the coding sequence ATGTCTGGACGTGGAAAGAAAAATGTGATGGCCGTAAAACCTACAGTTCTATCAAGAAAAACAAAGTCAGCGAAGGCTGGTCTGCAATTCCCAGTAGGTCGTATCCACCGGCTTCTCAAAAGAGGGAACTATGCTGAGAGAATAGGTGCTGGCGCTCCTGTTTACCTGGCGGCCGTGCTGGAATATCTGATTGCTGAGATATTGGAACTGTCAGGAAATGCTGCCCGTGAAAACAAGAAAAGCAGGATTGGGCCACGACACATCCAGCTGGCCGTGAGGAATGACGAAGAGCTGAACAAGCTGTTTGCCGATGTGACCATTGCTGAAGGAGGAGTTATGCCCAACATCCTTTCCCAGCTTCTTCCCAAGAAAACTCTTAAAGATCCTTTACCAAGAGGGGATGCTACTGCTTCCCAGGAAGAATCCAGTAACCACTGA